One genomic region from Myxocyprinus asiaticus isolate MX2 ecotype Aquarium Trade chromosome 27, UBuf_Myxa_2, whole genome shotgun sequence encodes:
- the LOC127417763 gene encoding sestrin-3-like, with product MVNSEEERASLLCMKALANRGRLDMVFQQMASHPQYLESFLRTQHYILYMDGPLPLNYRHYIAIMATARHHCRYLVSLHSAQFLRVGGDPLWLQGLEAAPPRLQRLDHINKVLAHQPWLTARSHIQALLKTGDHCLSMAELVHAVVLLAHCHSLCSFVFGSGFDSDSTPSPRVPHSMTPGYCLCDAANGNTALSSAPAGPTEKTPRQRSLDSSCELSCHQEQKQKIQEEQKGDRLHSQTLLHADMEEEEEEEEEEEEMCSADPFRFITDPEFGYQEFARREEDHFQVFRVQDYSWEDHGFSLVNRLYSEIGHLLDERFRNVASLPFPHSPDLKRAIWNYIHCFYGIRYDDYDYGEVNRLLERGLKLYIKAVACYPDSSKTPLCPLSWSPVKASEKVHVNLLVMEARLQAELLYALRAITQYMIA from the exons ATGGTGAACTCTGAGGAAGAACGTGCTTCCCTGTTGTGTATGAAGGCTCTGGCCAACAGGGGGCGTCTGGACATGGTGTTTCAACAGATGGCCTCTCACCCACAGTACCTGGAGAGTTTCCTGCGCACCCAGCACTACATCCTCTACATGGATGGCCCATTGCCCCTGAACTACCGGCACTACATTGCCATCATG GCGACTGCACGACATCACTGTAGGTACTTGGTGTCTCTGCATTCGGCTCAGTTCCTGCGTGTGGGTGGAGACCCCTTGTGGCTTCAAGGTCTGGAGGCCGCGCCCCCACGTCTACAGCGCCTTGACCACATCAACAAGGTCCTGGCCCATCAACCTTGGCTCACGGCACGCTCACACATACAG GCTCTGCTCAAGACAGGAGACCATTGCTTGTCCATGGCCGAGCTGGTTCATGCAGTTGTTCTGCTGGCCCACTGTCACTCCCTTTGCAGTTTCGTTTTTGGTTCTGGTTTTGACTCGGACAGCACTCCCTCTCCCAGAGTACCTCACAGCATGACCCCTGGCTACTGCCTCTGTGATGCTGCCAATGGCAACACAGCCTTATCATCAGCCCCTGCTGGACCCACAGAGAAAACACCACGGCAAAGG tccCTAGACTCAAGCTGTGAGCTCTCTTGCCATCaagaacaaaaacagaaaatacaGGAGGAACAAAAAGGAGATCGACTCCATTCACAGACACTCCTACATGCAG atatggaggaggaggaggaggaggaggaggaggaggaggagatgtGCTCTGCTGACCCCTTCCGTTTCATCACAGATCCGGAATTCGGCTACCAAGAATTTGCCAGACGGGAGGAGGACCATTTCCAAGTATTCCGGGTGCAG GACTATTCGTGGGAGGATCACGGCTTCTCGCTGGTGAACAGGCTCTACTCTGAAATAGGGCACTTGTTAGACGAGCGCTTTCGCAATGTGGCCTCCCTCCCTTTCCCCCATAGCCCTGATCTCAAACGAGCCATCTGGAACTACATTCATTGTTTTTATGGAATAAG ATACGATGATTATGATTATGGCGAAGTTAACCGGTTACTGGAGCGTGGGCTGAAACTTTACATAAAAGCTGTGGCCTGCTATCCCGACTCCTCCAAGACCCCTCTATGCCCACTGTCCTGGAGCCCTGTCAAAGCTTCAGAGAAG GTCCATGTAAATTTGTTGGTGATGGAGGCACGTCTGCAGGCCGAGCTACTGTATGCACTCCGAGCCATCACCCAATACATGATCGCATAG